TTAGCGGATGAGGCGACGGGAAACCTGGATACGCGTACCTCCTACGAGATCATGGCGCTTATGCAGGAACTAAACAGGGAGCAGGGTAAAACAATTGTCTTCGTTACCCACGAACCTGACATTGCTGCATTTAGCAGCCGTACGGTCACATTGCGCGATGGGAAAGTGGTGAAAGATACAAAGAATGAAAATGTAAGATCAGCAAAGGAAGCATTGGCTTCCCTGCCGGTCTCAGATGATTATTAAATGTATGAATATATTAAACCTCATCAGGATTGCTTTCAAAGCCCTGCTGCGCAATAAGCTGCGGGCTTTTCTGACCATGCTGGGTATCATCATCGGTGTGGCGGCTGTGATAGCTATGGTGGCGATTGGACAGGGGAGTAAGCAGAGCATTCAGTCACAGTTATCCAGCATGGGATCCAATATGATCACGATTATGCCCAGCAGCAATGTAGCTGGTGGAGCCAGGCTGGGAGGGTCCTCTGTCAATACCCTGACCATTGATGATGTGAAGGCCATCCGTAAGCAGGCGGTAAATGTAAGTGCGGTATCGCCAGCAGCAAATAGCAGCGGACAATCCATCAATGGCGCGCTGAACTGGCCGACTACTATTTATGGCGTGAGCCCGTCTTATTTAGATATTCGTCAATGGGCCCTGAAGGACGGTATACCTTTCAGTGAAGAAGATGTTCGTGCATCAGCAAAAGTGTGTTTATTAGGCCAGACAGTGGTGACAAATTTATTCCCCAGTGGCGATAATCCGATTGGGAAAATCATTCGCTTTAATAATATTCCTTTCCAGGTAATAGGTGTGCTGGAAGCCAAAGGACAAAGCTCTTTCGGTCAGGACCAGGACGATGCGATCCTCGCGCCATATACGACTGTGCAGAAGAGGATATTAGCGTCTATTTATTTTCGTACCATTTTCGCTTCTGCCGTGAGTGAAAGTGCTTCGGATGCGGCGACAGATGAGATCACGGGTATACTTCGCAAACAGCATCGTCTGCGTGCAGCAGATGAGGACGATTTCCAGGTGCGCACGATGGCGGAGTTGATCGCTACATTGAGCTCTACGAGCAATTTGCTGACTATATTATTGACGGCAATAGCCGGAATTTCGCTGGTGATAGGAGGGATTGGGATTATGAATATCATGTATGTGTCAGTGACGGAACGTACGAGGGAGATAGGGTTGAGGATGTCAATAGGCGCGAGGGGTATTGATATATTGATGCAGTTTTTGATAGAGGCGATTATGATTAGTATAACGGGAGGGATAATTGGGGTGGTATTAGGAATCACATCGGCGAAGTTGATATCAATATTTTTGTCCTGGCCAACGTTGGTGTCGGAGTCGTCTATAGTGTTGTCGTTTTTGGTATGTGCAGCTACAGGTGTGTTTTTTGGGTATTATCCGGCACAGAAGGCATCGAAGTTAGATCCTATAGAGGCGTTGAGGTATGAGTAGGATATTACGTTTAGTTGATCATTATCCTGCAAATTTTTTTGCAGTAAGAATAAATTATTTTATCATGAGAGTAAAGTACGAAGAGCTTAAACAGGTTTTTATAGAGAAATTGATTGACCTTGGTTTTGACACTGCAAAGGCCGGCATTGTCGCCGGTATCTTTGCTGATAACAGCCGTGACGGTGTCTATTCCCACGGATTAAACCGTTTTCCTGTATTTGCGCAATTGATAAAAGATGGCCTCGTAGACCCCAATGCCACTCCGGAAATGGTAGAGAAATATAGTCTGATTGAAACATGGGAAGGATACAATGGTGCTGGTATGTTCAATGCCACTGTATGTATGGATCGTGCCATTGAACTGGCTAAACAATACGGTGTCGGTATCGTAGGCATCCGCAATACCAACCACTGGATGCGTGGTGGTACTTACGGCTGGCAGGCAGCCCAGGCAGATTGTATAGGTATTTGTTTTACCAATGCAATGGGTAGCATGCCGCCCTGGGGAGGTACAATTCCCCGCCTTGGCAATAACCCATTAGTAATAGCTGTACCCCGCCCTGAACACCCAATTGTGCTGGATATGGCCATGTCTCAGTATTCTTATGGCAAGATGCAGGAGTATGAATTGAAACACAAAGAACTGCCATTCGAAGGAGGATATGATAGTAATGGAGCACTTACAAAGGACCCTGCAGAGATAAGGAAAACGAAGCGGGCATTACCTATTGGTTTATGGAAAGGTTCCGGATTAGCCCTCATGTTGGATGTGCTATTAGGAGCCCTGACCGGGGGACGCTCTGTAGAGCAGATTACAGCTAGTGGAAAGGAGTTTGGCGTGTCACAATGTTTCATTGCGATTCATAAACCTGATTTCCATGAAAGTTTGATAGCGGGTATCTTAGAATATACTAAATCTGAAAATCCGGATCAGATTAGTTTTCCGGGAGAGAATACTTATAAGACAAGAATGGAAAATTTACAGGAAGGTATTCCAGTGAATGAGGAAATGTGGAAGCAGGTAAAATCTATTTAAGTGAGATTGGAATTGGGTTTTCTTCTGAAATATATCGAAGCCCAATTCCAACTATTGGTCATATGGCGCTCATTATTTTGTTCAAAAGTAAAATTGAATTGCACACATAGCAATTAATCAAACGATATTGTGTTTAATATCCTACAAAAACTTTCTTAGATCGCAATCCTTTCTGCGAATAGTAACTTACTATATAGATGCCGCTGCTGAAAGAAGGTCCCAGGTCGTGATAACCTTTGCCTGATAATTGTTGACGCAGGATTACCTGTCCGGACATGTTACTTAGCATAATGCCGGCTTTATCTCCTGAAGCAAGGTCCAGGTATACGTATATTTTGCGGCCGGCACTGTACACGTTAAATGTATCAGTCGCATTTTCTTCCGATGGAGAAAGGTCTTTCAGACTAAATACCAGCGAGAAGCGGTTGTTGTATTTTCCTGTTTCAATAAGTTGGCGATAACTGGGGTTGCGTTGCAGGTCCTGGGTAATATTTGTTTTTTCATCATGCAGATAAATGTGCAGACCGGAAGGTATTCTCTCAAGGTCCTGTACTTTAAACGTAATCCATCCTGACCTTTGCGTGATCAATCCTAACGGTATCCTGCTGGTGCTATCCTGCACATAAGGAAGGGCATGGATAGATAGTTTTGTCGTATCGGACAATGAATAGAGATTAGGCACCAAAGGATCTGTATTGATCAGTTTAAGCGCATCCATTTCAGGGTCTGTTGAAAGGGTAGCGGAATTATCAAAATAGATAACAGTTGCATCTTCCGGCATAGCTTCATCTGCAAAGGATGCATTGAGGCGAAGTAATGGTACGGTTGATGGTGCATCCCTGTGATAGTTAGGTGTCAGGTTGTTTACCCTGGCGATATTATTGACAGCAAAAGATGCGGTAACAGGATAGGTGCCATTGCTTACATGGACAAAGAATCCCTGCATGGCAGGAATGATATTATTGGCTATGCCATCGCTGGAAATTCCATTGATATAAGTGGAGTAAGTACCGGTATATTGGTTGGTAGTACCGGCATTGAAATAATAAAGCGCGTTATCAATGTTTGTTTTTGTCCATCCCCCCGAAGCGTTCCAGTCAACCGGAGAAGGGTAGGGATTTCCTGCCAGGTTAAAACCGAGTGTGTACGGTTGGTTATGGTTGTATATTGTTGGCGAGGTAATGTTACCATTATTCACGACGCCTGTCATATCAATTGTTTTAGGCGATGAAGAACTGCCAAAGTTGGCAGAATATCCCACCATGGGTGTGAGTATATTCGTAGTTGTTGTATAGACAGTATATCCTGAGGAAGCCTGGTTCTCTACGTACTTATAAAAAGTAGGGAAGGTGGCGGCTAGGTCCAGGTCATTAGCAAATTCATTCACTGTAGCAGCTGTGAAAGGGGAGCTGACATATTTATAACCAAAACCGGAAGCCAGGTAGCGTTGCATGGTTACGTTACCTGTTACAGAGCCCGATCCACTGCCATCTATCAACGCTGTTTGCGTAGCTGTGGACAGGAGGGTAAGGAAACCACCTGTGCTGAACTGACCGGTAGTGGCTTTTAATATGCCGGAGACCTGCAACGTACCGCCTAATGTTACGCCTGCACTATTATTTATTGTAATGTTTTTGATCAGGTTACCTGCAAATGCGGCCGCAGGTATTGTTTGTGCCGTGATGCTTATAAGTTCGATGCTGCCATTACTGGTAGTGAAAGTACCGCTATTGGTAATAGTACCTGCAATCTGCATGGCGCCACCATTGACAGTGACAGAAGCACCGTTTTGTATAGTAATGCTTTGAACGGTAGCTGTACCCGTGGTTATCACCGGGTAATTGGTTAAACTGGAAGGAATAATCGCATCAGTGGTAATGAGCGGTGCAAACCCGGTTGACCAGTTCCCGTTAAGATACCAGTCGGTGCTGGTAGCGCCTGTCCAGGTAGCGCTGTTTACCAGTTCACCTATTGCAATATCTCCAACGAAGCTAAGTCCTGTTCCCTGTATAGAAGTAGAAAGAGGAGAAACCGTAGAAGGTAAAGACCATGAAGATCCATTATAACTGGCCACCTTAAAGTTTGCGGTAGTAGCTCCTGCATCTACGTCTGTAGCTACCCAGTTAACTGTAACAGATGCTGTTGTGAAAACAGTAGCGTTGTTGGTAAATGACCAGTAGCGGTTTACACTTTTGTTAGTGTTAATACCTGAAGTACTGATGTTGGGATGATCCGGAGTGGTGGTTACAGCGCTGAGATTGCCGGAATTGGTAACACTGGCATAAAGGACTGTAGCCGGTGTATAAGAAGTATTATCGCCTATTTCAAAAGTGCGGGATACAGCAGAGCCGGTAGCTATATTTTTCTGTAATTTCCCATTTACCCATCCGGTACCCTGTGCGGCCCCTGTGACGCTACCACCTGCTGGAATTATTACACTAAAACTGCTGCCTGTTTGTATCTTACCTGCACTGAATTTAAGTATCCCGTTTGTTGTTACATTAGAGGCAAGTGTGATGGGGTTTGTCGTTTTATTAACGGTGAGATTATTGAATGCTCCGGTGGAGTTGATACTTTGCGGTGCTGTTCCGTTAAAGACAAAGGTACTTCCTGTATTGGTAAAAGTACCACTTGTCATATTCCAGTTGCCATTGATGGTATCTGAAAACGTTCCCGGCACAAAGGTGCCATTGGTGAGGGTGAAGTCACTTAATATATATAAAGCAGCAGTAGCTGTTTTAGTACCGGTGGTTGAAATGGTGAGATCGCCATATGGTGTAGCAGAAGATACTGTTTGCGTACTTCCGTTATATTCTACACTGCTTAACGTATCGAATGCATATGTGGTGAAGGTGGGCAATGAATTTGTACCACCTATTTTAAAAAATGAGTTGTCCTCAATGCTGAATGTTCCGCCAGCGGGGTCCTGGGTGATGGTAAATGTAGCGGCATCCAGTATGCCGCTGTGAATATGCAGATCTGTTACAGCCGTTATGTTTTTTGCCAGCGTGGTAGTAGCGCCGGTATTTTTTCTGATGGCAATCTGTGCCAGATCAAAAGAAGCGGCTGTTCCGCTTATTACAGAAGGAGTAGAACCAGTCATCGTGACGGTTCCTATGGTAGCATCAAAACTATTGTTATTGGTAAAGTTATGAGATACGTTAAAATCACTGTTGGCCATAAGGGTGCCTGAGATCGTCAGATCATAGAAGGTGGTTCCAGGGCTGCCGGTAAGTTGTGCGTTGGTACCACTCAGCGTAAACAGGGAGGTGCCGCCATTTAATGTACCATCACTTTCCATATCTCCTGCCACGGTAAAAGTATTGCTACCCGCGTTAAAAACAGCATTATTCGCTATCAGGAAGTTGCCTGTTATATTCCAGTTGGCTGCTGGTGTTACGCCGTTGATATTGGTGACGTTTACATTATTTAAAGCGGTAGGTGTACCTGTAACAATTATAGCGCCTGAGCCCCCGAATATAACGGTACCAGTGCTTGAAAAACTGGTGCCTGCCAGTTTGATGGTTTGTGTTGCGGAAGGAATGAAATTGATTGTACCACTGCTGGTGACAGTACCATTATTGGTGAAGCTTCCGAGGATATTATGTGTAGGAGCTCCCCCATTAAACGTAGCGCCGCTGCTGATGTTGAATGCAATGGCTATGGTCCAGTTTACGCTTGGATTTATCCCTGCAGTATTATTGATGTTGAGTGTTGCAAATATGGGGGCGCTGGTAGAGTTCAGTACAGGAGAAACATTTCCGTTAAAATTGATGATACCGCTTGAGTTCGAGGTAATGGCATTTAACAGGCGGATGGTTTGCACACTGGTTCCTGCGAATGTAGTGGTACCGTTACTTATTAGCGAGCCACTGTTGGTCAGGTCTCCGCTTATTGTTGCCTGACCGGAACCCCCATCGAAGGAGCCGGAGGAAGTAATGTTTAACAGACCATTGTAGGTGATATCGCTTCCACTTACAGCATAACTGCCATAAATAGTTAACTTGTTAAAGGTGGTATTACCTGTAATGGTTTTACTGCTTCCATTCAGGATGACAGTACCTGTACCGGAAGTAAAGGTACCGCTGTTGACCCAGTTACCGCCCAGGTTTATGGTATTGCTATTTGCGTCGAATGTGGCGCCGCTGTTGATGGTGAGGTCACCGTTCACTGTAAGAGGCCCCGTTAATGTTTTAGTGCCGCTGTTACTGAATATAATGGTGCCCACAATTATCGGTGGTATAGTTTGTGCAACGGTACCATTAAAGTGTATAACACTGGCATCGCCCACAATATAAGTATTGAAGTTTGCCGGTACATTATTAGCCCCACTGAGCAGCAATGTTGTTCCATTGGCAGCGGTAAGTGTACCACCGACAGAACTTCTGTTAATAGTAAATGTTGTAATATTCAATGTACCGGCGCTAAATAATACATTACCATTAATTGTTAAATTCCCGGTAAGTGTGGCCGTACTACCTGGTTTGTTAATCGTAAAATTATTAAATGTAGTGGCAGAAATGGTTTGTGGACCACTGCCATTGAGTAAAATGGTACCGCTTAATGATAGGAAAGTACCACTGTTATTCCAATTGCCGCCAACAGTAGTAGTGATGCCATCACCATTCAGGGTGGCACCTGAGGCAATGTTTACATCTCCGGTTATAGTGGAGGAGGCGTTGATATCCAGTTCACCTGATGTGACGGTAAGATTACCATTCACAGTAGTCGGGGAATTGATAGTTGCGATACCAATTGTTTTATTCACGACAAGATTGTTGTAGGTGACTCTTGCCACGGTTTGTGCGACACTGCCATTATAAGTAACAGTGCTGGTGGAGGGGGTGAAGGTACCACTGGTGTAATTAAAGTCATCGCCTATAATCAAGGCGCCCGCCCCTGAGAAGGTCACATTGGCACCACCTGATTCAGTCAGCGAACCTGTAATAGTAGTGGTACCTGTTCCCATGTTAAGATTGATTGCATGGCTTGTTGTACCATCACTGAGCGTCAGATCTCCGTTTACGGTAATATTCTGGTTATTGGCATTGATAGTATGTGTGGCATTGGCTGACCATGTACCGCTGATATTTCCCTGTGTGGTTAAAGAACCACCGTTATTTAATGTGAGCGTAACTGCCTGCACGCTTCCAAACGTGATACTTTTTGCTACGGCTGCACTCGTAGCAATAACAGGTTGATTGGTAAAGGCAGTTGTGCCTATTTCCACGATATCTGTGGCCGCCGGTGGTCTTGAAGGAGTGCCCTGTACGGTTGTCCAGTTGCCTGCTGTAAACCAGTCACTGCTCACAGAGCCGTTCCACCGTACCAGGCTTATATCATCAGAGAGCGTCCAGCGGTTACTTACGTCCAGTAATAAGATTTGTTCAACGTAATTAGAGGTGGTACTGTTAGTTGTTTTGCCGGATACCCCCCATGTTGACCCATTATAATGCCATAGCTGGATGGAAGATTCATTATTACCATTCAGTTCTGCATCTTCGTAGTGTAACCGGAGTGTAGCCAGGGATACAACCGTACCTGTTAATTGAATATTATATACCCGGTTAATAGACCCTCCAAATGGGAAATCACTGATCGATCCTTTGGTGACCGTTACGGTAACAGAAGTAAGCAATAAGTTCACCCCTGAAAATGTGATGGTATTATTAGGTCCTTCAAATGCATAGGCGGTGCCTGATGCAAAACTATGTGTGTGTTTTATGGTACCTATTATAATACCGTTTCCGCTACGGTTTGTTGTAATATTGATAGTATTGCTGCCGGTTTGCATGCCACCACTGGTCATATTCAGGGTAGCTGCATCCACATTACTGAGGATAGTCACCTGGTTGGAAGTAGCAGATTTGTTGATGGTGAGAGTATTGAAAGTAGTAACACCGTTGATAGTAACATCTGTAGTACCTGTAAACGAAACGGTGCTGGTTGATGCAGTAAATGTACCTGTTGTCGTCCAGTTCCCTAGTATTGTATGTGAAAATGAGGACGCATTAAAAGTGGTGGATGCTGCAATTGTAAGATCACCGTTTACCGTAATCGCGCCACCTGCTGTTTTAGTACTGCCATTAGATAAGATGAGATTTCCATAATTGCCTGCCGTAACGGTTTGTGCACCACTGCCATTATAGTTGACCGTATTGGGAGTAGAGGTCGTCACATTTAAGGTACCGGCAGTTATTGTATAAGCGCCTGCAATACCAAGTACGGCGTTAGTGGATAATTGAAGTGAAGTACCATTCAGTGTTACATTAAAAAGGTTGGCTGTTCCGTTGAGTGTGCTGGCACCCGTAAAGGTACCAGTACCCGCACTGGCAGTGAAACTACCGCTTACGTCAATGGAATTATTCACTGAAAAATTATTGGTAGTTGTAATGGTACCTGGAACAGATAATGCGCTGAATGTGATTGTACCACCTCCTACAATGGTTTTAGCAGTGCCGCTCATGGTGACAGTGTTGTTGGTGTTTGTAAAACTACCGGAAACGGATAGATTACCTGTTACTGTAATACTG
This Chitinophaga sancti DNA region includes the following protein-coding sequences:
- a CDS encoding ABC transporter permease; this encodes MNILNLIRIAFKALLRNKLRAFLTMLGIIIGVAAVIAMVAIGQGSKQSIQSQLSSMGSNMITIMPSSNVAGGARLGGSSVNTLTIDDVKAIRKQAVNVSAVSPAANSSGQSINGALNWPTTIYGVSPSYLDIRQWALKDGIPFSEEDVRASAKVCLLGQTVVTNLFPSGDNPIGKIIRFNNIPFQVIGVLEAKGQSSFGQDQDDAILAPYTTVQKRILASIYFRTIFASAVSESASDAATDEITGILRKQHRLRAADEDDFQVRTMAELIATLSSTSNLLTILLTAIAGISLVIGGIGIMNIMYVSVTERTREIGLRMSIGARGIDILMQFLIEAIMISITGGIIGVVLGITSAKLISIFLSWPTLVSESSIVLSFLVCAATGVFFGYYPAQKASKLDPIEALRYE
- the yiaK gene encoding 3-dehydro-L-gulonate 2-dehydrogenase, which produces MRVKYEELKQVFIEKLIDLGFDTAKAGIVAGIFADNSRDGVYSHGLNRFPVFAQLIKDGLVDPNATPEMVEKYSLIETWEGYNGAGMFNATVCMDRAIELAKQYGVGIVGIRNTNHWMRGGTYGWQAAQADCIGICFTNAMGSMPPWGGTIPRLGNNPLVIAVPRPEHPIVLDMAMSQYSYGKMQEYELKHKELPFEGGYDSNGALTKDPAEIRKTKRALPIGLWKGSGLALMLDVLLGALTGGRSVEQITASGKEFGVSQCFIAIHKPDFHESLIAGILEYTKSENPDQISFPGENTYKTRMENLQEGIPVNEEMWKQVKSI